Proteins from a single region of Pseudopedobacter saltans DSM 12145:
- a CDS encoding RrF2 family transcriptional regulator — MNNGRFAISIHILTLLELSNEELLSSDYIAGSININSVLVRKEITELRKAGLVDSKEGKNGGFFLAKKADDINLGDLFKAVYPESIFAFAKNSPNPNCPIGKDINKHLESLYVEAELSLVQELKRHSLAEFCQKFK, encoded by the coding sequence ATGAACAACGGAAGATTCGCCATTTCAATTCATATATTGACCTTACTTGAATTAAGTAATGAAGAACTTTTATCTTCTGATTATATCGCAGGAAGTATAAATATCAACTCAGTCTTAGTAAGGAAAGAGATTACTGAATTAAGAAAAGCCGGATTGGTAGACAGTAAAGAGGGGAAAAATGGCGGCTTTTTTTTAGCAAAAAAGGCAGATGATATAAATCTTGGAGATTTATTTAAGGCAGTTTATCCAGAATCCATTTTTGCTTTTGCGAAAAACAGTCCCAATCCTAATTGTCCTATCGGAAAGGACATCAACAAACATTTAGAAAGCCTATACGTTGAAGCAGAATTATCTTTGGTACAAGAGCTTAAGAGACATTCACTGGCAGAATTCTGTCAGAAATTTAAATAA
- a CDS encoding vWA domain-containing protein: MLNAILFENNSAWWLPLCVAIGILYAYIFYNKQASSKLKFLLFSLRTALVAFICFLLLSPLISSKDEIEEKPLIVIAQDNSQSIPLGQSPKFDLEKYKTDLINLKNKLTQKYDIAFLSFGDAVRNAGSWNFKDQQTDISSVFSYIDNQYGNRNIGAVILASDGIINKGTSVTAQSLPKQTTIYTIGLGDTTIKKDLLIRNVNYNRIVYLGNEYPLEINLSAFKSPGEKSVLTIESSDGQKLSKSIQIDDDFWRQSLTIKLDAKKVGMQRINIAVRPLDSEVSTINNSQTVYVEVLEGKEKILLLANAPHPDINAIKQSISENKNYDVDVAFPYNLPGNINAYNIVILHNLPSANTAFSGVLKQAMEKAIWFIVGAETNINQLNNMQPLVKFPVGNLQDFYTAINNDFYNFTVSANLQGFFKNLPPLLGQSGIIAVNGEYEILLNQKSATGFPVMFFVKGNKNSAFLNGEGLWRWRLENYKTTSNFDAFDELVAKTIQFLSVKEDKRKFRVYPVKERLLTNEEAVFHAELYNESYEPVNTEEVAIEIKNSSGKKYSYVFSAKESLYELNAGFLPEGEYTFSAKTMLGGKRLESNGSFVVEKIDLEHFNTTADHQLLYNLAKTSGGEFLLPDQLSKLEQLIDKNEKITTIVHVDNTYKEFINIKWIFFLLVLLLSSEWFFRKRNGLL; this comes from the coding sequence ATGTTAAACGCAATATTATTCGAAAATAATTCAGCCTGGTGGCTGCCGCTTTGTGTAGCCATAGGTATTCTTTATGCCTATATTTTTTACAATAAACAGGCATCTAGCAAACTGAAATTTTTACTTTTCAGCTTAAGAACTGCCTTAGTTGCGTTTATATGTTTTTTACTGTTATCGCCTTTAATATCGTCTAAAGACGAGATAGAAGAGAAGCCGCTGATTGTTATTGCGCAGGATAATTCCCAATCCATTCCTTTAGGGCAGTCTCCGAAATTCGATTTAGAAAAGTATAAAACTGATTTAATCAATTTAAAGAATAAGCTAACGCAGAAGTACGATATAGCTTTTTTGAGTTTTGGTGATGCGGTTCGCAATGCCGGATCCTGGAATTTTAAAGATCAGCAGACCGACATATCATCGGTTTTTTCTTATATAGACAATCAATATGGCAACCGAAATATTGGTGCAGTAATTTTAGCGTCCGATGGAATAATTAATAAAGGGACATCGGTAACGGCCCAAAGCTTACCCAAACAGACTACAATTTATACCATTGGACTTGGAGATACAACAATAAAGAAAGATCTTCTGATCAGAAATGTCAATTATAACAGAATTGTTTATTTAGGAAATGAATATCCATTAGAAATTAATCTTTCTGCATTTAAGAGCCCTGGTGAGAAATCGGTATTGACCATAGAAAGTTCTGATGGACAAAAGCTGTCTAAATCCATACAGATTGATGATGATTTTTGGAGACAATCTCTAACCATAAAACTGGATGCAAAAAAAGTAGGCATGCAAAGAATAAATATAGCAGTACGACCATTGGATAGCGAAGTTTCGACTATTAATAATAGCCAAACCGTTTATGTGGAAGTTTTAGAAGGGAAAGAAAAGATATTGTTGCTTGCAAATGCGCCACACCCAGATATAAACGCTATAAAGCAAAGCATCTCTGAAAATAAAAATTATGATGTTGATGTGGCTTTTCCATATAATCTGCCAGGTAATATTAATGCTTATAATATTGTTATATTACATAATTTACCTTCTGCAAATACGGCATTTTCAGGCGTTTTGAAACAAGCAATGGAAAAAGCGATTTGGTTTATTGTAGGTGCCGAAACGAATATTAATCAACTAAATAACATGCAGCCCTTAGTTAAATTTCCGGTAGGAAATTTACAGGACTTCTATACAGCCATTAACAACGATTTTTATAATTTCACTGTATCAGCCAACCTTCAGGGATTTTTTAAAAATCTGCCACCGCTACTGGGACAATCTGGAATAATTGCGGTAAATGGAGAATATGAAATCTTATTAAACCAAAAATCTGCCACCGGGTTTCCGGTAATGTTTTTTGTTAAGGGAAATAAGAATAGCGCTTTTTTAAATGGTGAGGGATTGTGGAGATGGCGTTTAGAAAATTATAAGACTACATCTAATTTTGATGCGTTTGATGAATTGGTTGCAAAGACCATCCAGTTTTTAAGTGTTAAAGAAGATAAACGTAAGTTTAGGGTTTATCCTGTTAAAGAACGATTATTAACTAACGAAGAAGCTGTTTTCCATGCTGAACTGTATAATGAAAGTTACGAGCCTGTAAATACGGAGGAGGTTGCAATAGAAATCAAAAATAGCTCAGGAAAAAAATATAGTTATGTATTCTCTGCAAAAGAGAGCTTGTATGAACTTAATGCGGGTTTTCTTCCCGAAGGGGAATATACTTTTTCAGCAAAAACAATGTTGGGAGGAAAGCGTTTAGAAAGTAACGGAAGTTTCGTCGTAGAGAAAATAGACCTCGAACATTTCAATACCACAGCCGACCATCAATTACTCTATAATCTGGCGAAAACATCGGGTGGTGAATTTTTGCTTCCCGATCAGCTTTCCAAACTTGAGCAATTGATTGATAAAAACGAAAAAATTACGACAATTGTACATGTAGATAATACTTATAAAGAGTTCATCAACATAAAGTGGATATTCTTTTTGTTAGTTTTGTTGCTAAGCAGCGAGTGGTTCTTTAGAAAACGGAATGGACTTTTATAG
- a CDS encoding DEAD/DEAH box helicase codes for MNSFEKLKLSKQLQIAVSNAGFSQPTSLQSKIFSRINGGQDLVAVAPEGAGKSTSLILASLNKIKHTEEIAPRVLVLVSSKERGQSLVEQFHSLNRNKSLRIYGLFHDEGTLDAQVLEVTDGVDIIIAQPDRAKSVYLKLGLNLNKLQLFIVDDADEIVKNGLQLPVSELGRSTPKAQNLVFSSVYHGKIARMLSYYMEEFSVIEIDELEEKDLKCIDQIRYQVPNFKTKLNLLELLLQDKEVFDKVLVSVNSKFTAETVYKLLKTKDVGLTTIKCGAFSNDDIEGAEDFLLNPKKSILIVVQEDLENLDTSKIPFLMFFDLPDEENLYQQKVTWFGEQQNDQMALVLLTDLELSEMKKIEQELGLRIPEMDLPDGLFIEEEIKRKKVEQEEQEDSSRGGAFHEKKAKNTKTENIRPSERYNKYKK; via the coding sequence ATGAATTCGTTCGAGAAATTAAAGCTAAGTAAGCAATTACAGATTGCCGTTTCAAATGCAGGATTTTCACAGCCTACTTCCTTGCAATCAAAAATATTTAGTAGGATTAACGGAGGCCAGGATTTGGTAGCTGTTGCACCGGAAGGAGCCGGAAAATCAACTTCCCTGATACTGGCAAGCTTAAATAAAATAAAACATACAGAAGAGATTGCTCCCAGGGTACTGGTATTGGTATCCAGCAAAGAAAGGGGACAATCTTTAGTAGAACAGTTTCATTCGCTAAACAGAAATAAATCTCTACGTATTTATGGATTATTTCATGACGAAGGGACTTTAGATGCGCAAGTTCTGGAAGTTACTGATGGCGTAGATATCATCATAGCACAACCAGATAGAGCTAAATCGGTATATCTGAAGTTAGGTTTGAATCTTAATAAATTACAACTTTTTATAGTTGACGATGCAGATGAGATTGTGAAAAACGGTCTTCAATTACCAGTTTCGGAATTAGGGAGGAGTACGCCAAAAGCACAGAATCTGGTTTTTTCTTCTGTTTATCACGGGAAAATTGCTCGGATGTTGAGCTATTATATGGAGGAATTTTCAGTTATCGAAATAGATGAGCTGGAAGAGAAAGACTTAAAATGTATCGATCAGATAAGATATCAGGTTCCTAACTTCAAGACAAAGTTGAACTTACTGGAGTTGTTGCTTCAAGATAAGGAAGTTTTTGATAAAGTACTGGTTTCCGTAAATTCAAAGTTTACTGCCGAAACGGTATATAAGCTTCTAAAGACTAAGGATGTGGGGCTTACTACTATAAAATGCGGTGCTTTTTCGAATGATGATATAGAAGGTGCCGAAGATTTTCTGTTGAATCCTAAAAAAAGTATTTTAATTGTCGTCCAGGAAGATTTGGAAAATCTCGATACGTCAAAAATTCCATTTTTAATGTTTTTTGATTTACCGGACGAAGAGAACTTATATCAACAAAAGGTAACCTGGTTTGGCGAGCAGCAAAATGATCAAATGGCTTTGGTTTTGTTAACCGATTTGGAACTGTCGGAAATGAAGAAGATTGAACAAGAACTGGGGCTTAGAATTCCGGAAATGGATTTACCCGATGGTTTATTTATAGAAGAGGAGATCAAACGTAAAAAAGTAGAACAAGAAGAGCAGGAAGACTCAAGCAGAGGTGGGGCTTTTCATGAGAAGAAAGCAAAAAATACAAAGACAGAAAATATAAGGCCTTCTGAAAGGTATAACAAGTATAAAAAATAA
- the fabG gene encoding 3-oxoacyl-[acyl-carrier-protein] reductase, producing the protein MKLLEGKTALITGASKGIGKKIAEKFAEQGANVAFTYLSSVEKGQALETELQAFGTKVKGYRSDASKFDQAEQLISDIVTEFGTIDIVVNNAGITKDGLLMRMTEENWDDVLEVNLKSVFNTTKAASKIMMKNRKGVFINMSSVVGVQGNAGQANYAASKAGIIGFSKSVAKELGSRNIRTNVVAPGFIRTEMTDVLDPKVVAGWEAGIPLKRAGEPEDVANVCVFLASDMSAYVNGQVLSVCGGML; encoded by the coding sequence ATGAAATTATTAGAAGGAAAAACAGCTTTAATTACAGGTGCATCTAAAGGAATCGGGAAAAAAATTGCCGAGAAATTTGCAGAGCAAGGTGCTAATGTAGCGTTTACATATTTATCTTCGGTGGAAAAAGGACAGGCTTTGGAAACTGAGTTACAGGCTTTTGGTACTAAGGTTAAAGGATATCGTTCGGATGCGTCGAAATTTGATCAGGCAGAACAATTGATTAGTGACATAGTAACAGAGTTTGGAACTATTGATATTGTAGTTAACAATGCTGGTATTACCAAAGACGGCCTGTTAATGCGTATGACGGAGGAAAATTGGGACGATGTTTTAGAAGTAAACCTAAAGTCTGTTTTCAATACAACAAAAGCAGCTTCTAAAATTATGATGAAGAACCGTAAAGGAGTTTTTATCAATATGAGTTCTGTAGTTGGTGTTCAGGGGAATGCTGGACAAGCCAACTATGCTGCATCTAAAGCTGGAATCATTGGTTTTTCTAAGTCTGTTGCTAAAGAGCTTGGATCGAGAAATATCAGAACCAATGTTGTGGCCCCTGGATTTATCCGTACCGAAATGACAGATGTTTTAGATCCTAAAGTAGTGGCAGGTTGGGAAGCAGGAATTCCTTTAAAAAGAGCTGGCGAACCAGAAGATGTTGCTAATGTTTGTGTTTTCTTAGCTTCTGATATGAGTGCTTATGTAAACGGACAAGTATTGTCGGTTTGTGGTGGTATGTTGTAG
- a CDS encoding SIMPL domain-containing protein, whose translation MRENRFLIPTIIFSCAILFSVLIFSGTWKKVKANDQTINVTGSAKKLIISDLAIIRGTLNAEAVTTKEAYQRLQFQKPLLLAYLAKQGFQEKDIDFKTTNSYPNYYYNNNGMQTGIRSYTINQMIEFQSKDVERMKKISIDIASLVEQGVEFAVNPPEYYYTKLSDIKIDIQAEAAKDAMIRGKRVAEATGKKLGSLRSARMGVLQITPENSNITSDYGVNDVSSIRKEITAVVNANFEIE comes from the coding sequence ATGAGAGAAAACCGTTTCTTAATTCCGACAATTATATTCAGTTGTGCTATTCTTTTTTCGGTACTTATTTTTTCCGGTACCTGGAAAAAAGTAAAGGCGAATGATCAAACCATTAATGTTACAGGCTCGGCAAAAAAGCTGATCATATCTGATTTGGCAATTATACGCGGAACATTAAATGCAGAGGCTGTTACGACGAAAGAAGCGTATCAACGTTTGCAGTTCCAAAAGCCTTTACTTTTAGCTTATTTGGCAAAGCAGGGGTTTCAGGAGAAGGATATTGATTTTAAGACAACTAATTCCTATCCGAATTATTATTACAACAATAATGGTATGCAGACTGGAATACGATCTTATACAATTAATCAGATGATTGAATTTCAGTCAAAAGATGTTGAGAGAATGAAGAAAATATCTATTGATATTGCTTCACTGGTAGAACAGGGAGTGGAGTTTGCTGTAAATCCTCCGGAATATTACTATACTAAACTTTCTGATATTAAAATTGATATTCAAGCGGAAGCAGCAAAGGATGCTATGATAAGAGGAAAACGTGTTGCAGAGGCTACCGGAAAAAAACTTGGTTCGTTAAGAAGTGCCCGAATGGGAGTGTTACAAATCACTCCGGAAAATTCAAATATTACCTCCGATTATGGTGTAAATGATGTTAGCTCCATAAGGAAAGAAATTACAGCAGTTGTAAATGCCAACTTTGAAATAGAATAA
- a CDS encoding LLM class flavin-dependent oxidoreductase: MDIKLSVLDQTPIRKGSNANESLQETIQLAKLADELGYTRYWLSEHHNSEMLATGSPELMIARLGADTKNIRLGSGGMMMPNHSTLRIAENFRVLEALYPNRIDLGMGRAPGGDRVTAHLLNPSNNFDPKDYIQQLKDVKCYFNEEPIDGISEIMIKAIPSITTSPDLWILTSSGESALIAAYMGMACSFAQFINPIGGAEALKVYREKFVPSPELPEPQTSVGIFGFCAEDEEKVKQVQAYMDYRLLSFEKGLHNIQFDYNDIKDIKYDAYDMQRIDRNRKRTIIGTPDVMKERIIALSTELDTNEVIISTYTSCTEDRLNSYRLLAKVFNIKKGE, translated from the coding sequence ATGGATATAAAGCTAAGTGTACTAGATCAAACTCCTATCAGAAAGGGAAGTAACGCCAATGAATCTCTTCAGGAGACCATTCAATTGGCTAAGCTCGCTGATGAATTGGGTTACACACGCTACTGGTTGAGTGAGCATCACAATTCCGAAATGCTCGCAACAGGATCTCCAGAATTAATGATTGCCCGTTTGGGTGCCGATACAAAGAATATTCGTTTAGGTTCTGGTGGAATGATGATGCCTAATCACAGCACACTTCGAATTGCTGAAAATTTCAGGGTATTAGAAGCTCTTTATCCTAACAGAATTGATTTGGGAATGGGAAGAGCACCGGGCGGAGACAGAGTAACAGCACATTTACTAAATCCATCAAATAACTTTGACCCAAAGGATTATATCCAACAACTAAAAGATGTTAAATGCTATTTTAACGAGGAGCCAATAGACGGGATTTCCGAGATAATGATTAAAGCTATTCCTTCTATTACCACTTCTCCTGATCTATGGATTTTAACATCCAGTGGTGAAAGTGCTTTGATCGCTGCTTATATGGGAATGGCATGTTCTTTTGCACAATTTATAAATCCTATTGGCGGGGCGGAAGCATTAAAGGTATATCGGGAGAAATTTGTCCCTTCACCTGAATTACCGGAACCGCAAACCAGTGTTGGTATATTTGGCTTCTGTGCTGAGGACGAAGAAAAAGTAAAGCAAGTACAGGCTTATATGGATTATAGATTACTTAGCTTCGAAAAAGGGTTACATAATATACAATTCGACTACAATGATATAAAAGACATTAAATATGATGCTTACGATATGCAACGTATTGATAGAAATAGAAAGCGCACTATAATAGGAACACCCGATGTAATGAAAGAGAGAATCATAGCTCTCTCTACTGAATTGGACACTAATGAAGTAATCATATCAACTTATACAAGCTGTACTGAAGACAGGCTAAACTCCTACCGTTTACTCGCTAAGGTTTTCAATATTAAAAAAGGAGAATAG
- a CDS encoding NAD(P)-dependent oxidoreductase: MKVAIIGATGFVGSSLVKEAVNRDLTVGAIARNIDKIVNNEVAKIAIDVNNEKELADKLKGYDVVVSAFNAGWTNPNIYDDFLAGSKAIQQAVKDAGIKRLIVIGGAGSLYVADNVQAVDTPDFPAAFKSGASAARDYLNILKQEKDLDWVFFSPAFEMNPGITTGRTGKYRLGKDHPVFDENNASRLSVEDLAVVIFDEVQKPKHHRERFTAAY; the protein is encoded by the coding sequence ATGAAAGTAGCAATAATTGGAGCAACTGGGTTTGTGGGTTCCAGCCTGGTGAAAGAAGCCGTAAACAGAGATTTAACTGTTGGCGCCATCGCAAGAAATATAGATAAAATTGTAAATAATGAAGTAGCCAAAATAGCTATAGATGTTAATAATGAAAAGGAATTGGCAGACAAACTAAAAGGATATGATGTTGTTGTCAGTGCATTTAATGCTGGTTGGACAAATCCTAACATCTACGACGATTTCTTAGCTGGCTCTAAAGCTATACAACAAGCGGTGAAAGATGCCGGAATTAAAAGATTAATCGTTATTGGCGGTGCTGGAAGCTTATATGTAGCCGACAATGTGCAAGCGGTAGACACACCCGACTTCCCTGCGGCATTCAAATCAGGTGCTAGTGCTGCCAGGGACTATTTGAATATCCTTAAACAAGAAAAGGATTTGGATTGGGTATTCTTTAGTCCGGCTTTTGAAATGAATCCCGGAATAACTACTGGAAGGACAGGAAAATATAGATTGGGAAAAGATCATCCTGTGTTTGACGAAAATAACGCTTCCAGATTGTCTGTAGAAGATCTGGCGGTTGTAATTTTTGATGAGGTTCAAAAACCAAAACATCATCGGGAGCGATTTACTGCAGCCTATTAA
- a CDS encoding trimeric intracellular cation channel family protein: MDFYSLLIENIIIICGTFSYAVSGAFAAMQKRLDAFGVIIVAFVTAVGGGTLRDLVIGDTPVFWIKEPSYTFVIVVAALLSMFFWKNVKRFKKTLFLFDTLGLGFFTILGIQKGLAHNLDPGSCILLGTFTGCFGGIARDMLINNIPIIFRKEIYATACILGGAFYFVLDALNVENSISELLTISLIVVIRIVAVRKQLVLPRFY; encoded by the coding sequence ATGGACTTTTATAGCCTTTTAATAGAGAATATAATAATCATTTGCGGTACTTTTTCCTATGCCGTTTCAGGTGCTTTTGCAGCCATGCAAAAACGTTTGGATGCTTTTGGAGTAATTATCGTTGCATTTGTGACTGCGGTAGGAGGCGGAACATTGAGAGATTTAGTAATAGGAGACACTCCTGTTTTTTGGATTAAGGAACCATCTTATACTTTTGTGATAGTTGTAGCTGCGCTGCTTTCTATGTTTTTCTGGAAAAATGTAAAGCGTTTTAAAAAGACCTTGTTTCTCTTTGATACTTTGGGGTTGGGATTTTTTACCATTTTGGGTATACAAAAAGGATTAGCACATAATTTAGATCCCGGAAGCTGCATATTATTGGGTACTTTTACCGGCTGCTTTGGTGGTATAGCGAGGGATATGCTCATAAATAATATTCCTATTATTTTTCGAAAAGAGATATATGCAACAGCCTGTATTTTAGGGGGCGCTTTTTACTTTGTTTTAGACGCTTTAAATGTAGAAAATTCTATTAGCGAACTACTGACTATTTCGTTAATTGTTGTAATTCGAATTGTTGCAGTTAGAAAGCAATTGGTGTTGCCAAGGTTTTACTAG
- the ygiD gene encoding 4,5-DOPA-extradiol-dioxygenase: METLKHLYNWQKDLAETDPMPALFLGHGSPMNAIEDNIFVQNWRKLAKDIPKPKAILVISAHWETKGTKVTAMEKPRTIHDFGGFPKALFEVQYPAKGDPELAMYIQEALKHFVPVELDQLWGLDHGNWSVVRHLYPDADIPVLQLSLDYSKPAEYHYNLAKELQILRKKGVLIIGSGNMVHNLRMISWENMLAPGYGYDWALDINEKMKNHIAEGNHMALVNYENFGLEGKYAIPTPEHYMPLIYTLGLKNKNDKVSFLNDIPVGGSLTMTSVVLDSK; the protein is encoded by the coding sequence ATGGAAACTCTAAAACATTTATATAACTGGCAAAAAGATCTGGCAGAAACAGATCCAATGCCAGCACTTTTTCTGGGACACGGAAGTCCGATGAATGCCATAGAAGATAATATCTTCGTTCAAAATTGGCGTAAACTTGCCAAGGACATACCTAAACCTAAAGCCATTTTGGTCATTTCCGCCCATTGGGAAACCAAGGGAACCAAAGTGACCGCTATGGAAAAACCTCGTACGATTCATGACTTTGGCGGCTTTCCAAAAGCTTTATTTGAAGTCCAGTATCCTGCAAAAGGTGACCCTGAACTTGCAATGTATATTCAGGAAGCTTTAAAGCATTTTGTACCAGTCGAACTTGACCAACTTTGGGGTCTTGATCATGGAAACTGGAGTGTGGTTAGACATCTTTATCCGGATGCGGACATCCCTGTTTTGCAGTTGAGTCTGGATTATTCCAAACCCGCTGAATATCATTACAATCTGGCAAAGGAACTTCAAATCCTCAGAAAAAAAGGAGTTTTGATAATCGGAAGTGGAAATATGGTCCATAATCTTCGGATGATATCGTGGGAAAATATGCTAGCACCCGGATACGGTTATGATTGGGCTTTAGATATCAATGAGAAGATGAAAAATCATATAGCAGAAGGCAATCACATGGCTTTGGTTAATTATGAAAACTTTGGCCTGGAAGGGAAATATGCTATTCCAACGCCAGAGCATTATATGCCGTTAATTTATACTTTGGGATTAAAGAATAAAAATGACAAGGTTTCTTTTTTAAATGATATCCCTGTTGGCGGTTCCTTAACTATGACATCTGTAGTTCTAGACTCTAAATAA
- a CDS encoding FtsB family cell division protein, translating to MKRLIDLLKNKYFLASLAFVIWMLFFDRNDVISQYDYRNQVKKLEQERDFYTKEIADVQKDLDELTTNKDKLEKFARERYLMKRDNEDVFVIIDEKPAKKGLF from the coding sequence ATGAAACGCCTGATTGATCTTCTAAAGAACAAATATTTTTTGGCTTCATTAGCTTTTGTAATTTGGATGTTGTTTTTCGACAGAAATGATGTTATATCCCAATATGACTATCGCAATCAGGTAAAAAAGCTGGAGCAGGAAAGAGATTTTTACACCAAAGAAATTGCCGATGTACAAAAAGATCTTGATGAACTGACAACAAATAAAGATAAACTCGAAAAATTTGCCCGCGAGCGTTACCTAATGAAACGAGATAACGAAGATGTATTTGTGATTATTGATGAGAAGCCTGCAAAGAAAGGCTTATTCTAG
- a CDS encoding IS4 family transposase: protein MAIFKDHNITVKQLLGFIPEALLSNLSLTTRIDHYAKVLKGNKLFYLLFYGILDNDRLSQRTLEDTFNDSIFKMLFNLDEDETVRRSSISERLSKIDPDYFKQIYDCIYEQFSRAYTSTERKKNNLIRVDSSMVSESVGKLMEGIDNKSGKKAVKYSIGFDGVLPCHSSVFTSPNYGNEDNALPEVVREHVKKETGHQNIYVMDRGLQSTRTIAAFNKEKITFVCRSKENRKLVELDSLITEGMELDLGESLLVSDRKVQLYTGIPINKNGKKYYSEELVDTHFRLVVVKGKGDQKQYWLLTNDFESSAADISKAYRRRWDIEVFFRFLKQELNVSHLVSLNKNGIQVILYMTLIVAMMLLMYKKANNIGYKTAKRRFAMELRELTIAMIVLQCGGDPGLFFKT, encoded by the coding sequence ATGGCCATCTTCAAGGATCACAACATCACCGTAAAACAGCTTCTTGGCTTCATTCCTGAAGCACTTTTATCAAATTTGTCTCTCACTACCAGGATCGACCACTACGCAAAGGTTCTGAAAGGAAATAAGCTGTTCTATTTGTTGTTCTATGGTATTCTGGACAATGACAGACTGAGTCAGCGAACCCTGGAAGATACGTTTAATGATTCTATATTCAAGATGCTTTTCAATCTCGATGAAGATGAAACGGTACGTAGAAGCTCCATTTCTGAGCGATTGTCCAAGATTGATCCTGACTATTTTAAGCAGATATATGATTGTATCTATGAGCAATTTTCCAGAGCTTATACATCAACAGAGAGAAAGAAGAACAATCTGATCAGGGTAGATAGCTCAATGGTCAGTGAAAGTGTTGGTAAGCTTATGGAAGGGATTGATAACAAAAGCGGTAAAAAGGCGGTCAAATATAGCATTGGCTTTGACGGTGTTTTGCCCTGCCATTCATCAGTGTTCACCAGTCCAAACTATGGTAACGAAGATAATGCGTTGCCGGAAGTTGTAAGGGAGCATGTAAAAAAGGAAACTGGCCACCAGAATATCTATGTGATGGACAGGGGGCTGCAATCCACCAGAACGATAGCTGCTTTCAACAAGGAGAAGATAACTTTCGTTTGCAGATCAAAGGAAAACAGGAAACTGGTTGAACTGGACTCTCTTATTACTGAGGGAATGGAACTCGATCTGGGCGAATCGTTACTGGTCAGCGACCGTAAAGTCCAGCTTTACACCGGTATTCCCATTAATAAAAACGGCAAAAAATATTATAGCGAAGAACTGGTAGACACCCATTTTCGGCTTGTAGTAGTTAAGGGTAAAGGAGATCAAAAGCAATATTGGCTACTGACCAATGACTTCGAAAGCTCAGCGGCAGACATTTCAAAAGCATACAGAAGGCGTTGGGACATAGAGGTCTTTTTCAGGTTCTTAAAACAGGAACTCAATGTAAGTCACCTTGTTTCGCTTAACAAAAATGGGATACAGGTAATACTATACATGACACTGATCGTTGCTATGATGCTGTTGATGTACAAGAAAGCTAACAACATCGGTTACAAAACGGCCAAAAGACGTTTCGCTATGGAGCTCAGAGAGCTTACCATTGCTATGATTGTTCTGCAATGTGGTGGAGACCCAGGACTTTTTTTTAAAACATAA